In Eriocheir sinensis breed Jianghai 21 chromosome 50, ASM2467909v1, whole genome shotgun sequence, one genomic interval encodes:
- the LOC126982378 gene encoding uncharacterized protein LOC126982378, which translates to MTASLLMVIIMVAAVEATAVAEAANRWTLPLSSWAGRRADGECDTEGGVLEIGQSLYLDECRKLVCKSIVGQPIVEEHFCETLPRDLPPSCVVSDGRGTRHPDCCARVVCSPADETFEFETTMTFPGNSKHYPGNSKSPQRIIDSLTRDMEYLSGNSRDSVPPRLTDPSMKRIPESIAHVPVYRRDPLFPENKVPLRNMVRRPHVANGVIGKYSVPVRRPGLPVRRPAYPSLTPHPLRMPLGVTFGQGHSHPHAPPPTTHVRPLRLPSHRPILSPELHSGRAEGLAIQLDPPNNIIPPPDITDGSLYYDDENEALPKDEDKDFGGEIFWIAPDAFPNHKNEVNFKDEIAWKVSNPLSFEDETGNGGETSWEGPEMFPQHKGEMVFGDELSLMLPQPPKLHPSLSNNSRPSKEVSYVYYTNPREVRTSPHPYLIYPITTPMPKEPGEGAEVENPIFLTNSIIPDREEHDNPWIPVSGVTVTSSPTATATPTPTRTKTRPSLRRPSFPRTRGPFIKTPRPSPLPSTRHTTLQPHVTTWRPSTRLPVITTTPSTLSTTLDNPNTPSETSTSTTTSYEFATAKLNPNEHDIHEFFHTPLDPSELIPGHDAFMKSKQEAQKEYQSSNSNTTTANKTRRSLSPSTLSRNTSGVKHRPVFYIPWRRNAKMVSQHSSTPIPEEEMDEVYRAETFHPIKFDADFESPKMTTEQFIVDLPSSSPSLKSLPVRFGLLKPEEKLQSFNPSKSTGKKGRQFVEERTDNAYENTPTTGLSRNDSALSFLLREEDKVNAMQGDIIALTYATKPPSITLGPQGRIIDEDNDVETQGIKTINIEEKQQSNLTVNVKAGNPSTPPAFKWSPPHLRFPGRRQYRVPRPKPDNIQMPDYGNFPEKEHLGVLFYEPIKQETKPITTTMTTPSRSDETIPGTSMTFETLDSFHHKTESRLTGGMAHKTHMQMQIKKTTNDTNPQEYHRGEVPLKTFPDNYHPSENHRATPFSLSLRKDDTRMSNVYYYSEEALSDEIDFEVPQYFGYITDETKASSEIPKQFHSHSTPDGVLHQGIPQLPHFHIKGPNEPEPPSSRTPTGREALKPNGSSLEKNERHDVSHGLTEDLQPNPLYTMTDENKIVGEQKPLYHRAQADTLTLSSQEEMRDHLNSQRKNEKEERKEEEDKEEDEEEKKTGHYMRPRVIISRASHFAPLQPLLQSSSTAFTTTIATTTRRDDFFFNNKSITLPPKSNYSSLNQTPTLPPHTTSPSRTLRRRPETRYSSTARFRDAPRTTTFSKPQEFRESLTVNRSRNRLLPTVNKQHRLPPPNQRRLSSRQARIRLRVSRLATGTRKESTEGTKELLDPSESSYETKNLPNNQPTSIETVPIIHISQDPKPDTKKPTGSTEGQTESPKVTVNSPYLEITPQVTKAPMKPYHENVKGHFTHESRSVPHQSASLNSQGQTIKLQDQSTDRQTYSHNRPMHESSRGIRDEWEPIKTKMSKG; encoded by the exons ATGACGGCGTCTCTGTTAATGGTGATTATAATGGTGGCGGCCGTGGAGGCGACAGCAGTGGCCGAGGCGGCCAACCGGTGGacgcttcctctttcatcttggGCCGGGAGAAGGGCAG atGGCGAGTGCGATACAGAAGGGGGAGTCCTGGAGATAGGACAGAGTCTCTACCTGGATGAGTGTAGAAAGCTCGTCTGCAAGTCAATTGTGGGTCAGCCCATCGTAGAGGAACATTT CTGCGAGACCCTCCCGAGAGATCTCCCGCCTTCATGCGTGGTGAGTGATGGAAGAGGCACAAGACATCCTGATTGTTGTGCTCGTGTGGTCTGCTCCCCTGCCGATGAAACATTTGAATTCGAGACCACAATGACATTCCCCGGAAACTCAAAACACTATCCAGGAAATTCAAAGTCTCCCCAGCGGATCATTGATTCTTTAACGAGGGACATGGAATACTTATCAGGAAACTCTCGAGATTCAGTGCCCCCTAGACTCACTGATCCTTCAATGAAGCGGATTCCTGAATCCATAGCACATGTCCCTGTGTACCGGCGGGATCCACTGTTCCCAGAGAATAAGGTGCCCTTGAGGAACATGGTTAGGAGGCCACATGTAGCCAATGGTGTTATAGGAAAGTACTCTGTTCCAGTGAGGCGCCCTGGTCTGCCTGTACGCCGCCCTGCCTACCCTTCACTAACTCCCCATCCCTTAAGAATGCCTTTGGGCGTTACttttgggcaaggccactcacaCCCTCATGCTCCTCCCCCTACCACTCACGTCCGTCCCCTTCGTCTGCCCTCACACCGTCCCATTCTTTCCCCAGAGCTCCATTCAGGGCGGGCTGAAGGTCTTGCTATACAGCTTGATCCTCCAAACAATATCATCCCACCTCCTGACATCACTGATGGATCCCTTTACTATGACGACGAAAACGAGGCGCTGCCAAAGGACGAAGATAAAGACTTTGGTGGTGAAATCTTTTGGATTGCTCCTGATGCGTTTCCAAATCATAAGAACGAAGTTAACTTTAAAGACGAAATAGCGTGGAAGGTCTCTAACCCGCTTTCTTTTGAGGACGAAACAGGCAATGGAGGAGAAACGTCTTGGGAGGGTCCTGAAATGTTTCCCCAGCATAAGGGCGAAATGGTGTTTGGCGACGAATTGTCCTTGATGCTGCCACAGCCTCCAAAGCTGCATCCTTCTCTCAGCAACAACAGTCGACCCTCAAAAGAGGTGTCGTACGTTTACTATACTAACCCAAGAGAGGTCAGGACGTCCCCACACCCATACCTCATCTACCCAATCACCACGCCAATGCCTAAAGAACCTGGGGAAGGAGCAGAAGTAGAAAATCCAATTTTCCTCACCAATTCAATAATTCCTGATAGGGAGGAACATGACAACCCATGGATACCAGTTTCTGGGGTCACTGTTACCTCCTCCCCAACCGCGACAgctacccccacccccacccgcaCAAAAACCCGCCCATCACTGAGACGCCCAAGCTTTCCAAGGACACGAGGACCATTCATAAAGACACCCCGCCCGAGCCCCCTCCCCTCGACAAGACACACCACACTCCAGCCACACGTCACCACCTGGAGGCCAAGCACTCGTCTTCCAGTCATCACCACTACCCCTAGTACCCTTTCCACCACCCTAGACAACCCTAACACTCCTTCAGAAACTTCCACCTCTACCACTACCTCATATGAGTTCGCAACGGCTAAACTAAACCCAAACGAACATGACATCCACGAGTTTTTCCATACTCCCCTGGATCCTTCGGAACTGATTCCTGGCCACGACGCCTTTATGAAGTCAAAACAAGAGGCACAGAAAGAGTATCAAAGTTCCAACTCTAACACGACGACAGCTAACAAAACGCGGAGGTCACTAAGCCCCTCCACATTAAGTCGGAATACTTCAGGAGTAAAGCACCGGCCCGTTTTTTATATTCCGTGGAGGAGGAACGCAAAAATGGTGTCCCAACACTCTTCTACACCTATTccggaagaggaaatggatgaggtgTACAGAGCCGAGACTTTCCACCCTATCAAGTTCGACGCCGACTTTGAGAGTCCGAAAATGACCACGGAGCAGTTTATCGTCGATCTTCCTTCGTCATCACCATCTTTGAAATCTCTTCCGGTTAGATTTGGTTTACTAAAGCCTGAGGAAAAGCTTCAGTCCTTCAACCCGTCAAAAAGCACGGGAAAAAAAGGTAGACAGTTTGTGGAGGAGCGTACTGACAACGCGTATGAGAACACCCCCACTACCGGCCTGTCAAGGAATGATAGTGCTTTGTCGTTTCTGttgagggaagaagataaagtgaATGCGATGCAGGGTGATATTATAGCCCTAACATATGCCACCAAGCCTCCCTCTATCACCCTAGGTCCTCAAGGACGAATCATAGACGAGGATAACGATGTAGAGACTCAAGGCATAAAAACTATCAACATAGAGGAAAAGCAGCAATCCAACTTGACCGTGAATGTAAAGGCAGGCAACCCATCTACACCACCAGCTTTCAAGTGGTCCCCACCCCATTTAAGATTTCCAGGGAGGAGACAATATAGAGTTCCAAGACCCAAACCTGATAATATTCAAATGCCAGACTACGGCAATTTTCCGGAGAAAGAGCACCTTGGTGTGCTATTTTATGAACCAATTAAACAGGAAACAAAACCGATCACAACGACGATGACCACACCTTCGAGATCAGACGAGACAATACCAGGAACATCAATGACTTTCGAAACCCTTGACTCCTTTCACCATAAAACAGAATCACGATTGACGGGCGGAATGGCTCATAAAACACACATGCAAATGCAAATTAAGAAGACTACCAATGACACTAACCCTCAGGAATATCACCGAGGTGAGGTACCTCTAAAAACTTTCCCCGACAACTACCACCCATCTGAGAACCACAGAGCCACACCTTTTTCTCTGAGCCTAAGGAAAGATGACACACGAATGTCAAATGTTTACTATTACAGCGAGGAGGCGCTGTCTGATGAGATTGACTTTGAAGTACCACAGTACTTTGGTTATATCACAGATGAAACTAAAGCCTCCAGTGAGATCCCAAAGCAATTTCATTCACATTCCACTCCCGATGGAGTGTTGCACCAGGGGATCCCTCAACTTCCTCATTTTCATATCAAAGGACCCAACGAACCAGAACCTCCGAGCAGCCGAACACCGACAGGAAGAGAAGCACTGAAACCCAACGGATCCTCcttagaaaagaatgaaagacacGACGTGTCACACGGCCTAACAGAAGATTTACAGCCAAATCCCTTGTACACCATGACTGACGAAAACAAAATAGTGGGTGAGCAAAAGCCCCTGTACCACCGCGCACAAGCAGACACGCTTACATTATCTTCTCAAGAAGAAATGAGAGATCACCTTAACAGtcagaggaaaaacgagaaagaggagaggaaggaggaagaggataaggaagaagatgaggaagaaaaaaaaacaggacattaCATGAGGCCACGAGTCATTATATCTCGAGCATCTCATTTCGCACCACTGCAACCCCTTTTGCAATCTTCTAGCactgccttcaccaccaccattgccaccactaCCAGAAGAGACGATTTTTTCTTTAATAACAAAAGCATCACATTACCACCTAAAAGCAATTATAGCTCTTTGAACCAAACGCCCACACTACCACCCCACACTACTTCACCATCGAGAACACTTCGAAGGAGACCAGAAACCCGTTATTCTTCTACCGCCCGATTTCGTGATGCACCAAGGACAACAACCTTTAGTAAACCGCAAGAGTTTCGAGAGTCCTTGACCGTCAATAGGTCTCGAAATAGACTTCTACCGACAGTGAACAAGCAGCATCGCCTTCCGCCACCAAATCAGCGAAGACTCTCCTCGCGACAAGCAAGAATTAGACTCAGAGTCTCTAGACTAGCCACAGGAACTCGCAAAGAAAGTACAGAAGGGACGAAGGAGTTATTGGATCCCTCAGAGAGCTCATATGAAACGAAAAATCTACCAAACAACCAACCAACCTCAATAGAAACAGTGCCGATAATCCACATTTCTCAAGACCCTAAACCAGACACAAAAAAGCCTACAGGGAGTACAGAGGGTCAAACAGAGAGCCCTAAAGTCACAGTAAACTCACCATATCTAGAGATTACACCTCAAGTAACCAAGGCACCTATGAAGCCATATCACGAGAACGTTAAAGGTCACTTCACACACGAATCACGCTCCGTTCCTCATCAAAGTGCTTCTCTTAACTCTCAAGGACAAACGATAAAACTGCAAGACCAATctacggacagacagacatactcgCACAACAGGCCAATGCACGAGTCATCGCGAGGTATTAGAGATGAATGGGAACCCATAAAGACAAAAATGAGTAAAGGATAA